CTCACACCCTGAGTCTCATGGCCCAGGCCCAGTTTGCCCTCGGCTTTTACCATCAGCGGGCCGCCTTGGCCGCGCGCTCCAAAACCGAAGAATGAAGGGAGGAATTCACATGACCACCCTGTATACCGATCCCAGCAAGCGCCATGAGTTTGTCTACCTTTTCGATGTCGTCAACGGCAACCCCAACGGCGACCCGGATGCCGGCAATCTCCCCCGCCTGGATCCGGAGACCATGCACGGCCTGGTCACCGACGTCTGCCTAAAGCGCAAGATCCGGGATTACGTCGCCCTGGTGCATAACCAACCCATTTTTATTCAGAGTCAGACGGCGTTGAATCGCCTCATCGTCGAGGGATACAAAAAAGCTGACATTCAGCTGACTCAAATCCCTCTAGAGGATGAAGAGATCATCTCCTGGCTGACCCGTACGGAACTGGACGGCTTTACTTTAGATCTCCAGGATGAGAAGTATGCCCTGATTTATGATGGGAGCATGGGGACTTCACCCAAAGATATCCAGAATGTTTTTCTGGAAAGCCTGAATGACGAGGACAAGGCCTTAAGCGATAAGCTAAAAAAGCTGGCCGGCCAATTGGCCAAATCGGCTCGCAAACCCACCCGGGAAGAACGTCAAAAGGTTCAGGAAAAAATGCTGAGCAAATTCTACGACATCCGTCTTTTCGGGGCGGTCCTCTCCACCGGCCTGAACGCCGGCCAGGTGCGGGGACCGGTCCAGCTCACCTTTGCCCGCTCCCTCTCCCCCATCGTCGCCCTGGACCTCTCCATTACCCGGGTGGCCATCACCCGGGAGGCCGACCGGGCCAAAGGGAAGGAGACGGAAATGGGCCGCAAGCCCCTGGTGCCCTATGGCCTCTACCGGGCCCACGGCTTCTTCAACCCCCATTTGGCGGAAAAGACCGGGGTGACCGCCGACGACCTGGCCCTCCTCTGGGAGGCCCTGCAGAACCTGTTTGAATTCGACCGCTCCGCCGCCCGGGGGGAGATGGCCTGCCGGGGGCTGTATATCTTCACCCATGACAATAATCTGGGGAAAGCCCCGGCCCACAAACTTTTCGACTTGATTCGCATTTCGGAACTGAACTCTGTGCCCCGAAAGTTTGCTGACTATCGGGTCGAAGCCCCCGATCCCGGGGATTTGAAAGTCTTTGGCTTCTCTGGTGTCACCCTTACAGTCCTTTAGAGGATTCGATGGAAGAGGAGAAACCAAGAGACTGGCTCGATCACGAGCTCATCCCCCTCTCCGCCCTGGAGCACTTCAGCTACTGCCCCCGGCAGGCGGCCCTCATCCATCTGGAGGCCGTCTGGGAGGAGAACGTCTTCACCCTGCGGGGCCGCTATGTCCATGAGGCCGCCGACCTGCCGGGGGAGGAACTCCAGGACGGGGTGCGGGTGGAGCGGGCCCTCCCCTTGTACTCCCGCCGCCTGGGGCTGGTGGGCAAGGCGGACATCGTGGAGTTTCACGGCGAGATCCCCTACCCCGTGGACTACAAACACGGGCCTAGGCGGCGCCGGGAGCACGACGACCTGCAGCTCTGCGGCCAGGCGGTGTGCCTGGAGGAGATGACCGGGGTGCCGGTGCCCAAGGGCGCCATCTACCATGCCTCTTCCAGGCGGCGCCGGGAGGTGGAGTTCGACGTCCCGTTGCGCCGCCGTCTGGAGGAGGCGGTGGCGGAGCTGCGCCGGCTCCTGGGGCAGACACGGCTGCCGCCGGCGGTGGCCGATGAGCGCTGTCGGCACTGCTCCCTCGCCGCCGCCTGCCTTCCCGAGGTCACCCGGCCCTCCCCGCGCCTCACCCGGTATCTGACGCGGCTGTGGCAGCCATCGGAGGAGCCATGAAGACTCTGCTCAACACCCTCTACGTCCAGACCCAGGGGGCCCTGCTCCGGCTGGACCACGACACCCTCAAAGTGGAGGTGGAAGGGCGCCCCCGGCTGCAGGTGCCGTTGCACCATCTGGGCTCCCTGGTGCTCTTCGGCGAGGTCTGCGTCACCCCGGCGCTGTTGGCCCGCTGTGCTGCCGACGGCCGCACCGTGGCCTGGCTGTCCCTTCACGGCCGCTTCCAGGCCCGGGTGGAGGGGCCGGTCTCAGGAAACGTCCTCCTGCGCCGGGCACAGCATGAAGCCCTGGATGATCCCCACCGGCCCCGGGAGATCGCCCGCCACCTGGTGGCCGGCAAGCTTCGCAATCTCCGCACCGTGCTTCTGAGGGGCGCCCGGGAGGCCGAAGGGCCGGAGGCGGCAGCACCCCTGAGCCAGGCGGCCCGGCATCTGGCCGAGCTGTTGCGGGAGCTTCCCCAGGCCTCCCACTTGGAGGAGATCCGGGGTCTGGAAGGGGATGCCAGCCGCCGCTATTTTGCCGCCTTTCCCCATCTCCTTTTGGGCGAAGGGGAGGTCTTCACCTTCCGGGGCAGAAACCGCCGGCCGCCCCTGGACCCGGTGAACGCCCTCCTCTCCTTTCTCTATACCCTGCTTCTCCACGACTGCGTGGGCGCCCTCGAGGGCGTGGGCCTGGACCCCCAGGTGGGCTTCCTCCATGCCTTACGGCCCGGCCGGCCCGCCCTGGGGCTGGACCTCATGGAGGAGCTGCGCCCCATCCTGGGGGACCGCCTGGCCCTTACCCTCCTCAACCGGCGCCAGTTGACGGAAAAGGACTTCGACCGGCGTCCCGGGGGCGCGGTGCTCCTCAACGAGGCCGGCCGCAAGAAGGTGCT
Above is a window of Desulfobaccales bacterium DNA encoding:
- the cas7c gene encoding type I-C CRISPR-associated protein Cas7/Csd2; the protein is MTTLYTDPSKRHEFVYLFDVVNGNPNGDPDAGNLPRLDPETMHGLVTDVCLKRKIRDYVALVHNQPIFIQSQTALNRLIVEGYKKADIQLTQIPLEDEEIISWLTRTELDGFTLDLQDEKYALIYDGSMGTSPKDIQNVFLESLNDEDKALSDKLKKLAGQLAKSARKPTREERQKVQEKMLSKFYDIRLFGAVLSTGLNAGQVRGPVQLTFARSLSPIVALDLSITRVAITREADRAKGKETEMGRKPLVPYGLYRAHGFFNPHLAEKTGVTADDLALLWEALQNLFEFDRSAARGEMACRGLYIFTHDNNLGKAPAHKLFDLIRISELNSVPRKFADYRVEAPDPGDLKVFGFSGVTLTVL
- the cas4 gene encoding CRISPR-associated protein Cas4; translation: MEEEKPRDWLDHELIPLSALEHFSYCPRQAALIHLEAVWEENVFTLRGRYVHEAADLPGEELQDGVRVERALPLYSRRLGLVGKADIVEFHGEIPYPVDYKHGPRRRREHDDLQLCGQAVCLEEMTGVPVPKGAIYHASSRRRREVEFDVPLRRRLEEAVAELRRLLGQTRLPPAVADERCRHCSLAAACLPEVTRPSPRLTRYLTRLWQPSEEP
- the cas1c gene encoding type I-C CRISPR-associated endonuclease Cas1c, with the protein product MKTLLNTLYVQTQGALLRLDHDTLKVEVEGRPRLQVPLHHLGSLVLFGEVCVTPALLARCAADGRTVAWLSLHGRFQARVEGPVSGNVLLRRAQHEALDDPHRPREIARHLVAGKLRNLRTVLLRGAREAEGPEAAAPLSQAARHLAELLRELPQASHLEEIRGLEGDASRRYFAAFPHLLLGEGEVFTFRGRNRRPPLDPVNALLSFLYTLLLHDCVGALEGVGLDPQVGFLHALRPGRPALGLDLMEELRPILGDRLALTLLNRRQLTEKDFDRRPGGAVLLNEAGRKKVLVAYQERKQQEITHPFLEQKLPLGLVPHLQARLLARHLRGELSAYPPYLHH